The genome window TATGACAATATTGAGATAATAACTTTAATTGCAAGAATTGAACAAAATCTTAGAAATTATGGAGAAGCTGAAAAATTTTTTAAAATAGCTTTTGATAAAGAAACTGAAAACAATTTAGCAGCTCAAAACTATATAAATATTTTACTTTTTCAGAAAAAAATTCAGATTGCATTATCAATTTTATTAAAACTTGAAGCAAGCTCTGATGAACATGTTCCTTTTCCACCAGAATTTTCTTTCCAAATAGCGAAAATACTGATTGTAAATAAAGATTTTACAGGTGCAAGAAAAAGGTTGCAAGAGTTGCTAGGGTTGAACTACAATAATTCTACAATCCATTACTATTTGGCAATTTGTAGTGAAGGTTTAAGATTATTTTCTGAAGCTATAGCAAATCTTGATAAAATACCTATAGAAAATGAATTATATAGAGATGCATTGAAAGCTAAAATAATAATTTATATTAATGCAAAAGATACTGATTCAGCGAAAAAAAGTATAGAAAAATTTGGGATTTCTGAGTCCAACCTAGTTCAGGATACTATCTTTAAAGTGAATATGTATGCTTACTTTTCTAAGTATAAAGAGGCTATAGATTTATTAAATAATGCTATTAAAAAAGTTCCTACTGCTAAAGAATTGTATTTAAAAAAGGCCGAATATCTGAAGTTTTCTGAATCAGACAGTGCTTCGATAGCTTTCGCAGAGCAACTTTCAACAAAATGGCCTAATTATGCTGAAGTACTTAATTTCTTAGGATACTCTTTGGCAGAAAAAAATGTCAAGATTGAATATGCAAGAAAAATTTTGCATAAAGCCGTTTCGCTTGAGCCACAAAATGGATTTTATTTAGATTCACTAGGTTGGTTATATTTTCAAAAGAATGACTTGAAAAATTCTTTAAAATATATAGAAGAAGCTTTGAAATATGAACCTGATGAACCAGTTATCAACTATCATCATGCTCTGGTTTTTTTAAAGTCGCAGCAATATGAGCAGGCATTAAAAAAACTTGAAATGACGAATAAAATTTTAAGTGATATGCTTCCCTATCAAGTTGAATCCGATCCGGAATTAACAAAAATAGCAGGCAAATTAGGTGAAAAGTTGCAGGAAGTCAAACGCATCTTAGAAACACAAAAACGTAATATTTCAAGGAATTTATGAATAATACTACTTTAATTTTACCCCATTTATACGATGCATTACATCACGAAATTAAAATAGATAGAATTGATTGGACAATAGTGACCCGTTTTGCTGAAAATTGGAAACTTTCTGTGGCAGATGCACTTCTCGACTTAAGTTACATTGATGAATCGACATTGGCTAGATGTCTCGCTCGTTCGCATAATTTACCTTATTTACCTGGTACCCAACTTAAATTTGATTTTTCTGAAGTGAGTTTGGAAAACTTTGATGATTTAATGAGTGTTGGTGCTGCTCCTTTAGATGAGCATCGTTTGGCTATTTGCAATCCTTATGATGATCATAGAGGTTACTTAGACAAAAAGTTTTGTGAAAGGGAAATGATCGTAACAGAACGTTCTTCTATAATTGAGGCTTTAAGGAAACATGGCTTTAATGAATGGATAGATGAAGAAGTGCAAGCCAGAAAGTAAAAATATTTTAAATTCATTATGCTTTTAAATGAGATGGTGCTATTCTATATTTTATAGAGTAATCCAGGAGTTTAGTTTGAATAAAGATTTAAATCTTAATAATATTTTATTTTCTTTACCTTCAGTTTTTTGTGTTTTAGATTTAAATTTTAAAATAGTTTTGTCTAGTAATTTGTTTAATTCACTTTTTCAAATGCAGCAAAATGATCAGCTTGTATTTTCGCAGTTCTTACATTTTCATTCTTCATCGCACGATAAATTAAAAACTAATATTCTTGAAGAAAAAATTAATTTTGTGTTAAAAAATAAAATTCCTAGCTCATTCTCAATTAAATTGAAATTAGAAAATGAGGGAATGATTCATAGTAAATTAGCAAAAGTTGAT of Pigmentibacter sp. JX0631 contains these proteins:
- a CDS encoding tetratricopeptide repeat protein, encoding MLQGSKPIFLFFLLNFSAFTFISCQTNKENNSASIPNPPRSKIQTGNPPALEVNPPSYLQARILRISYNFQTNRLSQADSDEAFMLGKMLEERKNYLDAEKMYSISFSFNSNLNCGLSLMGVLLNLKKYQEALLVGDKLSVLFPNKPEIDLAVASIYQLNGNYPILVKKLEKAYKKYPNNEAIVINYVANVKQHRKNILENFLLKNPKSTNIMMALAQKYYNEKNYTNSLKFARRAYKIDYDNIEIITLIARIEQNLRNYGEAEKFFKIAFDKETENNLAAQNYINILLFQKKIQIALSILLKLEASSDEHVPFPPEFSFQIAKILIVNKDFTGARKRLQELLGLNYNNSTIHYYLAICSEGLRLFSEAIANLDKIPIENELYRDALKAKIIIYINAKDTDSAKKSIEKFGISESNLVQDTIFKVNMYAYFSKYKEAIDLLNNAIKKVPTAKELYLKKAEYLKFSESDSASIAFAEQLSTKWPNYAEVLNFLGYSLAEKNVKIEYARKILHKAVSLEPQNGFYLDSLGWLYFQKNDLKNSLKYIEEALKYEPDEPVINYHHALVFLKSQQYEQALKKLEMTNKILSDMLPYQVESDPELTKIAGKLGEKLQEVKRILETQKRNISRNL